One window of Delphinus delphis chromosome 12, mDelDel1.2, whole genome shotgun sequence genomic DNA carries:
- the LOC132434755 gene encoding uncharacterized protein, with translation MLPSRPPLASHPASSPAFSRSGRAPPPTRRVPGAKHELDSWPARRRRLARPALGRARSCPTTPGAGTRAGGEQGDPRLSGRQARHLPACAVRRPQCACPARPERSQTQTRSRRPEPEKSRRAESAERMAKEKEDMEQEFQTKGTGREERGSRDNTVVASEFSTLKVSTLFRKAMRHEDKHLAGKECRRDGRMQKEERWHGGRNRRTWTGASPASTLISLTGKHLNP, from the exons ATGCTGCCCAGCCGGCCGCCTCTCGCCTCGCACCCCGCGAGCTCTCCCGCCTTCTCCCGCTCGGGTCGGGCGCCGCCCCCGACCCGCCGGGTCCCGGGGGCCAAGCACGAACTGGACTCCTGGCCTGCCCGGAGGCGCCGCCTGGCTAGGCCGGCCCTCGGACGGGCGCGCAGCTGCCCCACGACCCCGGGAGCTGGAACGCGGGCGGGAGGAGAGCAGGGTGACCCACGGCTCTCAGGACGCCAGGCCCGCCATCTTCCCGCATGCGCAGTGCGTCGCCCCCAGTGCGCATGCCCGGCGCGGCCGGAGCGCTCCCAAACACAGACCCGCTCCCGAAGGCCGGAGCCCGAGAAGTCCCGGAGAGCGGAGTCCGCGGAAAGGATGGCGAAGGAAAAGGAAGACATGGAGCAGGAATTCCAGACGAAGGGAACGGGGCGAGAGGAAAGAGGCAGCCGAGACAACACAGTGGTCGCCTCGGAATTCTCGACACTAAAG GTCAGTACCCTTTTTAGGAAGGCGATGAGGCACGAGGACAAACACTTGGCGGGAAAGGAGTGTCGTAGAGATGGAAGGATGCAGAAAGAGGAGAGGTGGCACGGAGGAAGGAACAGACGAACCTGGACTGGAGCGAGTCCTGCATCCACCCTTATTAGCCTCACTGGCAAGCATCTTAACCCTTAG